A single region of the Chitinophaga niabensis genome encodes:
- a CDS encoding MBL fold metallo-hydrolase produces MTNYICTTCGVQYESGITPPLHCPICEDDRQYVNPGGQSWTSLKEVAKQHRNIIEKISPDLYAIYTAPKFGIGQRAYLVISPGGNVLWDCITLLDPSTIDIIEKLGGIKAIVLSHPHYFSTIVEWSEAFQADIYVHAEDAHWLGRRNNKLRLWEGDIEPLWDQIKIVRCGGHFPGACILHWPVGDGILLVGDTIQVSPNLTTVSFMYSYPNNIPLPKKDILAIAFAVKLLQYNVMHGAFGLSIRENAAAVMDRSVQRYLQIYE; encoded by the coding sequence ATGACAAATTACATCTGCACCACTTGCGGCGTGCAATATGAGTCCGGCATAACGCCACCACTCCATTGCCCCATCTGTGAAGACGACAGGCAATATGTAAACCCCGGCGGCCAAAGCTGGACCTCCCTGAAAGAGGTTGCCAAACAACACCGCAATATCATAGAAAAGATCTCCCCGGACCTTTATGCTATCTATACTGCGCCGAAATTCGGCATTGGGCAGAGAGCTTATCTTGTGATAAGCCCCGGTGGTAATGTGTTATGGGACTGCATCACGTTATTAGACCCCAGCACCATAGATATCATTGAAAAACTGGGCGGCATCAAGGCCATTGTGCTTTCACACCCCCATTATTTCAGCACTATTGTTGAATGGAGCGAAGCTTTCCAGGCAGATATTTACGTACATGCGGAAGATGCTCACTGGCTGGGCCGGAGGAATAATAAACTGCGTTTATGGGAGGGGGATATAGAACCCTTATGGGACCAGATCAAGATCGTACGCTGCGGCGGACATTTTCCCGGAGCCTGCATTTTACACTGGCCTGTTGGTGATGGCATATTGCTGGTAGGCGATACCATCCAGGTATCACCCAATTTAACAACCGTTTCCTTTATGTACAGTTACCCTAATAATATACCCCTGCCCAAAAAGGACATCCTGGCCATCGCATTTGCAGTTAAATTATTGCAATACAATGTGATGCACGGTGCTTTTGGTCTCAGTATCCGGGAAAATGCCGCCGCCGTAATGGATCGTTCCGTACAACGGTACCTGCAGATCTATGAATAA